In Thermodesulfobacteriota bacterium, the genomic window CCTGTGTACGAGCTCTATCCTCTCGCCGGGGCCCGCGAATATCACCGTATGGTCGCCTACTATGTCGCCCGCCCGCACCGTCTGGATGCCTATCTCCCCGTCCCCGCGTTCCCCGATAATGCCCTTCCTCTCGTACACCGCGACCTTGTCGAGGTCCTTCTTGAGCGCATGGGCGGCGACCTCGGCGATGCGGAGCGCCGTGCCCGAGGGGGCGTCCTTTTTGTGCCTGTGGTGGAAGTCCACTATCTCTATGTCGTAGTCGTCTCCGAGGATCGAGGCGGTGTCCTCCACGAGTTTCAAGAGCAGGTTCACGCCCACGCTCATGTTGGGGGCCATGACCACGGCCGCCTCCCTCGCCAGGTCCTTGACCCTGTCCCTCTGGGCGTGGGAAAGGCCCGTTGTGCCGATGACCATGGCCTTCCCGTACTCCACCGCCATCTCGAGGTTGGCCAGCGACGCCTCGGGCGTGGAGAAGTCTATTATGACGTCCGCCTTCTTGAACGCCCTCTCCGGGCCGGTCGTTACCTTTACCCCGACCTTGCTTATGCCGGCCGTGTCTCCGGCGTCCTTGCCCACCGCCGGGTGATCGGCCACCTCAAGGGCCCCAACGAGCGAGGTCTGCCGGTTCTCCCGGACCGCGCCGACGATACTCTTCCCCATCCTGCCGGCGGCGCCCGTAACGGTTACGTGTACCATCGATTCTCCTTATATGAGCCCGTAGGCCCTGAGC contains:
- the dapB gene encoding 4-hydroxy-tetrahydrodipicolinate reductase, coding for MVHVTVTGAAGRMGKSIVGAVRENRQTSLVGALEVADHPAVGKDAGDTAGISKVGVKVTTGPERAFKKADVIIDFSTPEASLANLEMAVEYGKAMVIGTTGLSHAQRDRVKDLAREAAVVMAPNMSVGVNLLLKLVEDTASILGDDYDIEIVDFHHRHKKDAPSGTALRIAEVAAHALKKDLDKVAVYERKGIIGERGDGEIGIQTVRAGDIVGDHTVIFAGPGERIELVHRAHSRSTFASGAVKAAVWVANKPAGLYDMQDVLGLK